AGACGACCACGGGCATGTCTGCGCCGCCGATGGCCATGACGAGGTGGATGCCGAGAACCGAGGCGATGGCGGTGTTGATGAGTAGGAAGTTCAGGCCCGTGTCGCCTGCCGTGGCGAACATCACGCCGAGCACGATGATGCCGGCGACCATGGCGATATTGATGGCGTGGCGTGCAGGGAGCAGGAGCGGGGCGCCACCCATTTTACCGGAGAGTTTCAGGTAGGCGATGATGGAGCCTGTGAAGGTGAGCGCACCAACTGCCACAGCGACGTAGACTTCGATGAGGAAGACCACGGTGTGGGCTGCCGCGTCTTGTCCGAGGTAGGTCGCAAAGCCCACGAGTGTGGCGGCGAGCCCGACGAAGCTGTGAAGGATGGCGACGAGCTCGGGCATCATGGTCATGGCCACGCGTCTCGCGGCGAACGCGCCCATCGCGCCGCCTACCGCAAGGGCAGCCAGCATCAGGCCGAGCGCGAGTGTTGGGTCGGCAAAAAACGTGGCTACGATGGCGAGTGTCATGCCGGCGATGCCCATCGCATTTCCGCGCCGCGCGCTTTCCTCGCGTGAGAGGCTCCCGAGGCTCATGATGAAGAGCACGGAGGCCACGAGATAGACCATCGTGAGGAGGTTGTCGGGTAGTTCAAACATGTTGACCTCCTTTGGTTGCTTTGTCCGAACGGAACATCGCGAGCATGCGTTGGGTTACGAGGAACCCACCGAAGACGTTGATGCTGGCCACCAGCGTGGCGAGTCCACCGAGCGCTAGGACGACTTGTGATGAGTCCGTTTTCATCTGCAGCAGTCCGCCTAGAATGATGATCCCGCTGATGGCGTTGGTGACGCTCATGAGTGGCGTGTGGAGCGAGGCTTTGACGTTCCAAATCACCTTCCAGCCCACGAAACACGCGAGCACAAAGATGGCCAGGTGTTGAATGAAATTAGATGGCGCTTTGAGCCCGATGACCACGGCGAGGGTTATGAGAATTAGGCTCGCGATGAAACCCGCGGGTGATTTCTTGGGCGCACTATCTAGCAGCGGGGCTGGGTCGACGGGTATCGGGGCGCGCTCGGCCGGTGGTGTGTGGGCCGGCGTTTCGAGCGGCGGAGGTGGCCACATCTTTTCGCCGTCTTGGAGCACGATCATCTGCCGGAAGATATCGTCTTCGAGGTCGATCTTAAACGCGTCGGCTTTGCCGAGAAGGCCGATGAGTTGGGCGATATTCCTGCTGAAGAAGTCCGAGGCGTGTGTGGGCATTCGGCTTGTGAGGTCCGTGTAGCCGATGATTTGTACGCCGTTGAACTCGACGATTTCATCGGCCTTGGTGAGCTCACAATTGCCGCCGGTTTCGGCCGCGAGGTCCACAACCACCGAGCCCTCACGCATGGCCTCTAGCATCTCTTGTTTGACGAGCGTGGGTGCGCGTCTTCCCGGGATAGCCGCGGTCGTAATGACGATATCGGTTTTTGGGGCGAGGTCCTTAAAGAGCTTCATCTCAGCGGCGATGAACTCGGGGCTCATGACTTTGGCGTAGCCGCCTGTGCCCTCTCCAGACTCCTCGAACTCCACGTTAAGCGCCTTGGCGCCGAGGGTTTCGATCTCCTCTTTGACGGCTTCGCGTGTGTCGAAGGCGCTGACCTGTGCTCCAAGATCACGTGCCGCGGCGATGGCCGCGAGTCCGGCGACGCCTGCGCCGATGACGAGCACGTTCGCCGGGTCGGACTTTCCTGCGGCCGTGAATTGAGCACCGAAGCATCTGC
This Microvenator marinus DNA region includes the following protein-coding sequences:
- a CDS encoding Re/Si-specific NAD(P)(+) transhydrogenase subunit alpha, giving the protein MKIGVLKETAAREKRVAAVPDTVKQYVKMGYEVLIEHNAGRDARLPDSVYEEAGARIVPSSSEIWTESDIVLKVRPPSTEEAQNAREGQIIICLFWPAQNPELIETLAAQKATVLALDAIPRISRAQAVDVLSSQAAISGYRAVIEAAQVYGRCFGAQFTAAGKSDPANVLVIGAGVAGLAAIAAARDLGAQVSAFDTREAVKEEIETLGAKALNVEFEESGEGTGGYAKVMSPEFIAAEMKLFKDLAPKTDIVITTAAIPGRRAPTLVKQEMLEAMREGSVVVDLAAETGGNCELTKADEIVEFNGVQIIGYTDLTSRMPTHASDFFSRNIAQLIGLLGKADAFKIDLEDDIFRQMIVLQDGEKMWPPPPLETPAHTPPAERAPIPVDPAPLLDSAPKKSPAGFIASLILITLAVVIGLKAPSNFIQHLAIFVLACFVGWKVIWNVKASLHTPLMSVTNAISGIIILGGLLQMKTDSSQVVLALGGLATLVASINVFGGFLVTQRMLAMFRSDKATKGGQHV